In a single window of the Acipenser ruthenus chromosome 20, fAciRut3.2 maternal haplotype, whole genome shotgun sequence genome:
- the LOC117425028 gene encoding cadherin-15-like encodes MKMYSKVFAMFLLLVAVFYQVGSTSVTEQQAEEDSAEVLFPWRQKTVGSSGLQRAKRAWVIPPINIPENTKQIPKNVVQIKSDTLEPGKVLYKIQGPGVDEDPKGFFEINETTGWVILMNVLDRETHSKFKIKAYALDLSGKPMEDPTELEIHVVDQNDNRPTFVQEEFTGRVHENSKPGTSVMQVEATDADDIETDNAALAYSIIGQESIPPFRINKTMFGIDELTGIISTRDVGLDREEVEGFNITLQVADMSGSGLTSYSSALIYINDINDNAPNFTSETFQMSVMENKVQADIGRITVTDEDEPQTENWWVKYTITAGDPEGNFDIRRDDATNEGIVSVVKLLDYESLNYYELVVMMENESPLSLMGPKTPPSSATVTINVLNQNEPPGFRQSPLRLSVPEGSPAGTLLASNIALDPDRQALRYDVEYDPDQWLFLDDESGEITANKEITKNSRFLTKDVYMAVITVEDTGDYPSTATATVYITVLEVNDFAPEPFSLSKFMCNDPEKGSGLVLSATDKDQPPHSAPFLFSLDDSEPENIRNWTLHRINDTHAALRLLSAVVEGEYVLPVVLSDSGTPALAEIHMVNVTVCHCNNEGDCQPILAAIFSAGMGLSLGALLIILGSIVLLLLLLLIMAAVEQCRQRPIRKGMLGISDDDIRDNILNYDEQGGGEEDENAYNMDQLRNPNEIIPPPTTAMPRGKQPVRKDTPYNYPSPSYPRKTPADPIDIEDFINDGLDAADKDPNVPPYDTALIYDFEGDGSLAGSLSSIASGSSDGDQDYDYLNSWGPRFNKLANLYDKH; translated from the exons GTAGGCAGCACGTCTGTCACAGAACAACAGGCAGAGGAGGACAGCGCAGAGGTTCTGTTTCCTTGGCGACAGAAGACAGTGGGGTCTAGTGGATTACAGAGAGCCAAGAGAGCCTGGGTTATTCCACCAATCAACATCCCTGAGAATACCAAGCAAATCCCAAAGAATGTAGTCCAG ATCAAATCTGACACTCTGGAGCCCGGGAAGGTGCTGTATAAGATCCAAGGCCCGGGGGTCGATGAGGATCCCAAAGGATTTTTTGAAATCAATGAAACGACGGGGTGGGTCATTCTAATGAATGTGCTTGACAGGGAAACCCACAGCAAGTTTAAG ATCAAAGCCTACGCCCTGGATTTGAGCGGGAAACCCATGGAAGACCCCACTGAACTCGAGATCCATGTGGTGGATCAGAACGACAACCGACCCACCTTCGTGCAAGAGGAATTTACCGGACGCGTTCATGAAAACTCTAAACCAG GTACGTCTGTCATGCAGGTTGAGGCAACGGATGCAGACGACATTGAGACAGATAACGCAGCCCTGGCGTACTCCATTATCGGCCAGGAGAGCATCCCGCCATTCCGAATCAATAAAACCATGTTCGGAATCGATGAACTCACCGGTATCATCTCCACCAGGGATGTAGGGCTGGATCGAGAG GAGGTGGAGGGGTTTAATATCACACTCCAGGTTGCTGACATGTCTGGCTCTGGGCTGACCAGCTATTCCTCAGCACTGATCTACATCAATGACATTAACGACAATGCTCCCAATTTCACCTCTGAGACG TTCCAAATGTCAGTAATGGAGAACAAAGTACAGGCTGACATTGGCAGAATCACTGTGACAGACGAAGACGAACCGCAGACAGAGAACTGGTGGGTGAAGTACACCATCACAGCTGGGGATCCGGAGGGGAACTTCGACATCCGCAGGGATGATGCAACCAACGAAGGCATAGTGTCTGTGGTGAAG CTGCTAGATTATGAGTCTCTGAATTACTATGAGCTGGTGGTGATGATGGAGAACGAGAGTCCGCTAAGCCTCATGGGTCCCAAGACCCCCCCGAGCAGTGCCACTGTGACCATTAATGTGCTGAACCAGAACGAGCCCCCCGGCTTCCGGCAGAGCCCCCTGAGACTTAGCGTCCCCGAGGGAAGCCCAGCCGGCACCCTGCTAGCCAGCAACATCGCCTTGGACCCAGACAGGCAGGCTCTCCG ATACGATGTGGAGTACGACCCGGACCAGTGGCTGTTCCTGGACGATGAGTCTGGGGAGATCACAGCCAACAAGGAAATTACCAAGAATTCCCGCTTCCTCACTAAGGACGTCTACATGGCCGTCATCACAGTGGAAGACACAG GAGACTaccccagcacagccacagccaccGTGTATATCACAGTGTTAGAGGTGAATGACTTTGCCCCTGAGCCCTTTTCTCTGAGCAAGTTCATGTGCAATGACCCAGAGAAGGGTTCTGGTTTGGTTCTGAGTGCTACCGACAAGGACCAGCCCCCTCACAGCGCACCCTTTCTCTTCAGTTTGGATGACAGTGAGCCAGAGAATATTCGGAACTGGACCCTCCACAGAATCAACG ATACTCATGCAGCACTGCGTCTGCTCTCAGCAGTGGTGGAGGGGGAGTACGTGCTCCCGGTGGTGCTCAGTGACTCTGGCACGCCTGCCCTCGCTGAGATCCACATGGTCAACGTGACGGTGTGCCACTGCAACAACGAGGGAGACTGTCAGCCTATCTTAGCTGCCATCTTCAGCGCTGGAATGGGGCTGAGCCTGGGAGCACTCCTCATCATCCTGGGCAGCATCGTGCTCCTGCTCT TGCTGTTGTTGATCATGGCTGCAGTGGAACAGTGTCGCCAAAGGCCCATCAGGAAAGGCATGCTGGGAATCTCAGACGATGACATTCGAGACAACATCCTGAACTACGATGAGCAAGGGGGCGGAGAGGAGGACGAG AATGCCTACAACATGGACCAGCTGAGGAACCCCAATGAGATCATCCCACCCCCCACCACAGCCATGCCTAGAGGGAAACAGCCAGTCAGGAAAGACACACCCTACAACTACCCCTCCCCCTCGTATCCACGGAAAACCCCGGCCGACCCCATCGACATTGAGGACTTCATTAATGAT GGTCTGGATGCAGCAGACAAGGACCCCAATGTGCCCCCGTACGACACAGCGCTGATCTATGACTTCGAGGGGGACGGCTCACTGGCTGGCAGCCTGAGCTCCATTGCCTCAGGCAGCTCTGATGGAGACCAGGACTATGACTACCTCAACAGCTGGGGCCCCCGCTTTAACAAACTGGCCAACCTGTATGACAAGCACTGA
- the LOC117425451 gene encoding putative solute carrier family 22 member 31 has translation MFVKNFPTCRVVLCALRMEMEFEIKIFPRTGGFGPYNRSVAAFSWISNFAVVLSLFSEVFFTLKPGSYHCRLDPSLLPSETPNLSAQELLNVSIPWVKGSGLSHCELYKYPANFSNFTINFPKETVHCTQGWEYTTGAGLETNIVTQWDLVCQNYWKIPLEQICYMIGWISGYVVLGSACDRLGRRVIFLGSVLLSGLLGVGVSLSLNPIMFLFLRLSQGAALAGVFLATYIARLELCDPPHRLMITMIGGLFAVGGELLLPGLAVLCRDWQVMQLVVTLSLLLLLNYWWCTSVFPESPRWLLATQQIHRAKSVLQSFSLHNGVCLRDEIYNSENLLSEIDSVYTDDCEPCFHNVCEMVGTRVIWKNSLILAFTAFIGRGIQYCFTRNLLDFHPHFYFSYYMRALSRGLACVLLCVSVNRFGRRGILLLASILTGMASLLLLALTQYLKDGFVLVLSIVGLLASQAVAMLSVFFASEVLPTVIRGGGLGLILAASCVGKVASSLMELHNNQGYFLHHVVFASFTVLSVLCVMLLPESKRKPLPDSLKEGENLRRPPLFLSHRNHDHPPLLQHQPGAASEYNPDSYSRLVSATKKMLARDFKLQSPLTLEPLLNGTSVLGGPENEDSF, from the exons ATGTTTGTCAAAAACTTTCCAACGTGCAGGGTGGTGTTGTGCGCTCTACGTATGGAAATGGAGTTTGAAATAAAGATCTTTCCCAGGACCGGGGGGTTCGGACCCTACAACCGGTCCGTGGCAGCTTTCAGCTGGATCTCAAACTTTGCGGTCGTGCTTAGCCTTTTCTCAGAGGTGTTTTTTACTTTGAAACCAGGATCCTACCACTGCCGACTGGACCCGTCTTTACTCCCCTCTGAAACCCCTAATCTGTCTGCCCAAGAGCTATTGAATGTCAGCATACCTTGGGTGAAAGGGTCGGGGTTGAGTCATTGTGAACTTTATAAGTACCCTGCAAATTTTTCCAATTTTACGATAAATTTCCCAAAAGAGACTGTACATTGCACACAAGGTTGGGAATACACGACTGGAGCGGGTCTTGAAACCAACATTGTCACTCAG TGGGATCTGGTGTGTCAGAACTACTGGAAGATTCCACTGGAACAAATCTGCTACATGATTGGCTGGATCTCTGGGTACGTCGTTCTGGGTTCTGCTTGTGACAG GCTGGGTCGCCGGGTGATCTTCCTGGGGTCGGTGCTGCTCTCTGGGCTGCTCGGAGTCGGGGTGTCTCTCTCGCTGAaccccatcatgttcttgttccTGCGGCTCTCGCAGGGGGCCGCCCTGGCTGGGGTGTTCCTCGCCACATACATCGCTA GACTGGAGCTGTGTGACCCACCCCACCGCCTCATGATCACTATGATTGGTGGGTTGTTTGCAGTGGGCGGGGAGCTGCTGTTGCCGGGGCTGGCAGTGCTCTGTCGTGATTGGCAGGTCATGCAGTTAGTGGTTACTTTGTCTCTGCTGCTGCTTTTAAATTACTGGTG GTGTACCTCTGTGTTCCCCGAGTCGCCCCGCTGGCTCCTGGCCACACAGCAGATCCATCGAGCCAAGAGCGTCCTGCAGAGTTTCTCCTTGCATAACGGAGTGTGCCTGAGGGATGAGATCTACAACTCCGAGAACCTGCTGTCAG AGATAGACTCGGTGTACACTGACGACTGTGAGCCGTGCTTCCACAACGTCTGCGAGATGGTGGGCACGCGTGTGATCTGGAAGAACAGCCTCATCCTGGCATTCACAGC GTTCATCGGCAGGGGGATCCAGTACTGCTTCACCCGGAACCTGCTTGATTTTCACCCTCACTTCTACTTCAGCTACTACATGCGCGCGCTGTCCAGGGGCCTAGcctgtgtgctgctgtgtgtctcagtgaacCGCTTCGGCCGCCGAGGGATCCTGCTGCTCGCGTCCATCCTGACTGGCATGGCGTCCCTGCTGCTGCTCGCCCTCACGCAGT ATCTGAAGGACGGGTTTGTCCTGGTGCTCTCCATCGTGGGGCTCCTGGCCTCCCAGGCCGTCGCCATGCTCAGTGTGTTCTTCGCCAGCGAGGTGCTGCCCACAGTCATCAG GGGTGGGGGTCTGGGTCTGATCCTAGCGGCAAGCTGCGTGGGTAAAGTTGCCTCCTCCCTCATGGAGCTGCACAACAACCAGGGATACTTCCTGCACCATGTGGTGTTCGCTTCCTTCACTGTGCTGTCCGTGCTCTGCGTCATGCTGTTGCCCGAGAGCAAGCGCAAGCCCCTGCCAGACTCCCTCAAGGAGGGGGAGAACCTGCGCCGGCCGCCCCTCTTCCTGTCCCACAGGAACCATGACCACCCGCCCCTGCTCCAGCACCAGCCCGGAGCTGCATCAGAGTACAACCCCGACAGCTACTCGCGCCTGGTCAGCGCCACCAAGAAGATGCTGGCCAGAGACTTTAAACTGCAATCACCGCTGACCCTGGAGCCACTCTTAAATGGGACCAGCGTGCTGGGTGGGCCAGAGAATGAGGATTCCTTCTAA